The Hemibagrus wyckioides isolate EC202008001 linkage group LG25, SWU_Hwy_1.0, whole genome shotgun sequence genome has a segment encoding these proteins:
- the psmc6 gene encoding 26S proteasome regulatory subunit 10B yields MADSREKGLQDYRKKLLEHKEIDGRLKELREQLKELTKQYEKSENDLKALQSVGQIVGEVLKQLTEEKFIVKATNGPRYVVGCRRQLDKTKLKPGTRVALDMTTLTIMRYLPREVDPLVYNMSHEDPGSVSYSEIGGLSEQIRELREVIELPLTNPELFQRVGIIPPKGCLLYGPPGTGKTLLARAVASQLDCNFLKVVSSSIVDKYIGESARLIREMFNYARDHQPCIIFMDEIDAIGGRRFSEGTSADREIQRTLMELLNQMDGFDTLHRVKMIMATNRPDTLDPALLRPGRLDRKIHIELPNEQARLDILKIHSGPITKHGDIDYEAIVKLSDGFNGADLRNVCTEAGMFAIRADRDFVTQEDFMKAVRKVADSKKLESKLDYKPV; encoded by the exons ATGGCGGACAGCAGGGAGAAAGGGCTCCAGGATTACAGGAAGAAATTACTGGAACATAAGGAGATAGACGGGCGGCTGAAGGAGT tgagagagCAGCTGAAGGAGTTGACCAAGCAGTATGAGAAATCTGAGAATGACCTGAAAGCGCTGCAGAGCGTCggacag attgtagggGAGGTGTTAAAGCAGCTGACGGAGGAAAAGT ttatTGTTAAAGCCACGAATGGCCCGCGCTATGTGGTGGGCTGCAGGAGACAG cTGGATAAGACGAAGCTGAAGCCTGGGACCCGTGTGGCACTGGATATGACTACCCTCACCATCATGAg gtattTGCCCCGTGAGGTAGACCCCTTGGTGTATAACATGTCTCATGAGGATCCAGGAAGTGTGTCTTACTCTGAGATTGGAGGATtatcagaacagatcagagaGCTCAGAGAG gtgattgAGCTGCCTCTGACCAACCCTGAGCTCTTCCAGCGTGTGGGCATCATCCCTCCTAAAGGCTGCCTGCTGTATGGacctccag GCACTGGGAAAACCCTGCTAGCCAGAGCTGTGGCCAGTCAGCTGGACTGCAACTTCCTCAAG gtggtgtcCAGCTCCATTGTGGATAAGTATATCGGTGAAAGCGCTCGGCTGATCAGGGAGATGTTTAATTACGCTCGAGATCATCAACCCTGcatcatcttcatggacgagaTCGACGCTATCG gtggacGACGTTTCTCTGAGGGAACTTCAGCAGATCGTGAGATCCAGAGAACCCTGATGGAG ctgctGAATCAGATGGATGGGTTTGACACGCTGCACCGTGTGAAGATGATCATGGCTACGAATCGTCCTGACACACTGGACCCGGCTCTGCTCCGGCCCGGGAGACTGGACAGGAAGATCC ATATTGAGTTGCCGAATGAGCAGGCTCGTCTGGATATCCTGAAGATCCACTCAGGTCCCATCACTAAACACGGAGACATTG atTATGAGGCGATTGTGAAACTGTCGGATGGATTTAATGGAGCTGATCTGCGTAACGTCTGCACTGAAGCTG GGATGTTTGCTATCCGTGCTGATCGGGATTTTGTCACTCAGGAGGACTTTATGAAGGCCGTGAGGAAAGTTGCAGACTCCAAAAAGCTTGAATCCAAACTGGATTATAAACCTGTCTAA
- the cgrrf1 gene encoding cell growth regulator with RING finger domain protein 1: protein MAAEFIVKLYEYSPLFYISVIAVCFILTVAAVLGWFGFDVPVMVRSSDETDPLPPAPEKKMVQVLNPFSLEIDTNTMPGSVTDGVCLRSCCLEECVLSCYWGCSVQALQFALQEHRYTRRLNTARLFQQALQGQYLHCHTFTMAKGQRSDSVTQMPPDLGVTDFGFLPRDRYPLVSVLTLANAEDRDAYNIVVSVTVLHVPDDKYRLSARILFHVLLTADGNMFDLKPLFMSSDGTSPAPTEEEEKPHEKEPKDEELDEEGVWPDAVGRDCVVCQNAAVNRVLLPCRHACVCDECVWRFQHCPMCRAFVCESFTLSPPTNTPLSPQGRGL, encoded by the exons ATGGCGGCGGAGTTTATAGTGAAACTGTATGAATATTCTCCACTTTTTTACATCAGTGTGATAGCGGTGTGTTTCATCCTGACTGTGGCAGCAGTGCTGGGCtg gTTTGGCTTCGATGTTCCAGTGATGGTGAGAAGTTCAGATGAAActgatcctcttcctcctgctccAGAGAAGAAGATGGTTCAGGTTCTCAATCCGTTCTCTCTGGAGATCGACACAAACACCATGCCGGGATCAGTGACGG ATGGTGTGTGTCTGCGGTCATGttgtttagaggagtgtgtgttgagttgttATTGGGGCTGCAGTGTTCAGGCTCTGCAGTTTGCTCTGCAGGAACACCGCTACACACGAAGACTGAACACAGCGCGTTTATTCCAACAGGCTTTACAGGGGCAGTACCTGCACTGCCACACCTTCAC CATGGctaaaggtcagaggtcagactCTGTCACTCAGATGCCCCCTGATCTCGGAGTGACGGATTTTGGATTCCTGCCAAGAGATCGCTATCCGCTAGTCTCTGTGCTCACCTTAGCTAACGCTGAGGACAGAGATGCTTACAACATt GTGGTGAGTGTTACGGTTCTTCATGTTCCTGATGATAAGTACCGTCTCTCTGCGAGGATCCTGTTCCACGTCCTGCTCACTGCTGATGGAAACATGTTTGATCTGAAG CCACTCTTCATGTCCTCTGACGGCACAAGCCCCGCCCctacagaggaagaggaaaagccACATGAAAAAGAACCGAAGGATGAAGAGTTGGACGAAGAGGGGGTGTGGCCAGACGCTGTAGGGCGGGACTGCGTGGTGTGTCAGAATGCGGCGGTGAACCGCGTGTTGTTGCCGTGTcgccatgcgtgtgtgtgtgacgagtgtgtgtggaggtttcAGCACTGCCCCATGTGTCGAGCCTTCGTCTGCGAGTCCTTTACCCTGTCTCCGCCCACAAACACTCCCCTCTCTCCCCAGGGGCGGGGTTTATAA